CAGGCTGCCGCCGTGCTCGTGACGGCCCAGGGGGGTGTGCAACTGCTCGATGACGCCGGTGACTCACTGGATGTCGCGGCACTTCCCAGCACCTTGGCGGAAGAGGTGGCCACTTTTTTCGGGCTGGGCGTGTATCCCTTGCCGGGGCCAGGTCGGGCGGGGTGCCGGATGGAGCGGCCCTACCGGGTGTCGTCTGGCAGGTGATGGGTGGCCTCAGCGACGACTTCAGCGTACATTCGAAGGTTTTTGTTGAGATTCCGGTCGGGGCGGAAGGTCACGCGGCGGCCGAGTTTCTCGCTCTCTGCACAGAAGAAGGTCCCCAGGTGCGGGAGGGTGACGTCGGTGCCAACTTCCAGATGTTCAATGATGAGCTGCACCATCGTGTCGAGCGCGATCTCGGCTTGATCGGCGGTGAAGGCCGTCCGGAGTTTGAGTTGGGCCTGCAATTGAGCGCGGCCGATGCGCGATGGGGCGACGGGGCGGTCACTCTGGGCCATGCCGGGAGTGTGCCATGCGTCGGGGTGACCTACGCTGCGAACACCACCCACGTTCAGGACGGCTGGCCGCCACCCCCAGGCATGGCACACTCCCGGCGTGAAGGTTCATCCCTTCCGAGGAGTCCTAGTGAAACGAATTGCCCTGTTGGCCTTGAGCGCTGTCCTGATCACCGCGTGTAACACCACCCCGCCCACGCCCACGACGGGTACCACCCCACAACGCCCGACATCAGCGCGGTGAAGGGCACGATTCTGAAGAGTGGCGGCACGAGCAGTGTGGCGCTGCTGCTGGACAACACCAGCGCGGCCTCGTCGAGCAATCCGATGTTGTCGAGTGCGAGCGTGGCAGCGGACGGTACCTTCACGCTGCCGCTGCCGTCGCTGGCAACGATCACGCCGTACCTCACAACGCCCAGCAGCGCTACCGACGTCAGCGACACCAATCAAGGCTGCACGGGCGCGCTCGTGAGCAGCGATCCCAGTGGGCAGGCCTTTGGCTTCTCGCTGCTGCGCGCCAACAATAACGTGCTGAGTACCACGCATGGTCTGGTGAATCAGGCGACGCTGAGTGCCACGCTCGACGGCTACGACTGGGTGTATCAGACCAAGGCGCAGAACATCACCGGCAGTGTCACGTGTGTGCAGCCCAGCAATACGGGCAGTGGGAATGACACGCTGAAGATCACTTCGGCAGCGTCGATGCATGCCGGGTGGAATTTGGTGAAGCTGACTGGGACGTTGGTGGGCAATAGCGCCACGCACACGGTGACGACGACGTTGGCGCTCAGCACGGTGGCCGATCAGCACAGCACCTGGTTCTTCCCCGGCGATACCCTGACCACCCAGTCGCTGGGCGCCCAGGGGAAGGCCTCGCTGCAGGCAGCGATGACGACTGCGACGAAGATCCTGCTCGGCAAGTGACGGGCGGCGAGCGGCGGGGTGGCTCGTTCGCCACGGCTGTTCGCTCAGGAACAGGTCCGCAGCTAGAGGGCGGGGTCATCGTCAGCAATCGAACGGTATTGAGCGTCCCCACGTTCACAGGGACGCCGCTGCAGAAGACGTGACGCAGGGCTGGCACAGCAGGAGGCGGAATGAAATTCACAGAGCGAGTGAGGTCGATGTTTCGACGCCCAGCACAGCAGTCCCCTGGGGTGGTGCCGGCTTCGCCTTCGCTGCACTTGACCACGTCGGTCGCGGTGCCGCTGGATGAGCGGTGCTGGCCGATGCTGTTGAGTGGCCCGAATGCCGCCGTGTCTGCGCTGCAAGAGCAGGTGTTGACGCAGCTGCTGGCGGCGGAGATTCCGGTGTATTTCGTGGTGGTCGCGTTGGACATCGAAGCATTGCTGTGGGGATCGACGCCGCGTCTGGCTGGGCGGGTGCAGACGGTGGTGATCGGCACGGCGGAACACGCGCGACGGAAGCTGCAGACAGTCCGGGATGCCAGCGAGCAGTTTCCGGTTCGGCATGGGGTAAAGGCGGTACTGGTCGCCTCCGCCCGTGCCAGTGAAGTGCTGATGAGCGCCGGGCTGCTGCCGAGTCTGCGCGCTGCGGGGTTGGGCATGTTACTGAAGGTGCCGCACCAGCTTCCAGTCATGGTGATGGAGAATCTTTTCGGGCTGGGGATGTTCTGGCCTGGGTACGTCCCGCGAGCACTGTGGAACAAAGTCCCACGTTTTGAAGCAGACCGAGGCTATCTGTGGCGGCCTCGGTCTGTGCCCAGTCCTCTCCACTTATTGATACCTGCGTAAGTTGTTCACGGGTCGCTGCCATAGAGCAAGCGGGTGGGGAGATGGATGTACCGCACTCGCTGCCAGGACTGAAACAGACGTGACTTCAGGGCCACCAGGTCTCTCGGACAGAAATTGGCCAACATCTGCTGCTTGACATACGCCCACACAAGTTCAATGGGATTCAACTCCGGTGAGTACGATGGCAGATATACCACGGACAGGCGCGTCTCATCGGCGACGAAGGCGCTCAGCGCCTTCGTCTTGTGGATGCTCGCATTGTCGAGCAGCACGGTGACCTTCCCCTTCACGTGTCGCAGGAGGTGCGTCAGGAACGCGATGACCTGCGTACCCTTGATGGCGGCCTGGTGGGTATGCTGCAAGAACTGGCCGGTCGTCGTGATCGCCCCGATCGTCGAGACCTTCTGCCAGTTGGTCTTGGCCTCCAGCACCGGAGGACGTCCACCCGGCGCCCACGTCCGCGTCACGGTCGGCTTCAGACTGAACCCGACTTCATCGAGGAAGGCCAGCGTTTCTCCAGCCTCGATCTTGCGTTCCAGTTCGGGCTCCATGGTATCAATCCATGCGGCGACCGCTTCTTGGTCCTGCTCAGCGGCTCGCTTCGCCGGTTTTTGTCGCGAGAATCCCCACGCGTGCAGCAGGCGACTCAGATGATCGACATGGTACCAAACGTCAAAGGTCAAGCCGATGGCGGCGCGTATGCGGGGACACGTCCAGCGTTGGTCAGGGTACAGGTCTGGATCGGGCCCGGCTTGGAGCAAGGCGATGAGCTCCGCGAGGTGCGCATCTGTGAGGCGCCTGGATGGCCCCGACGCCACAGTCGCCTCCAGCGAACCTTGGCTTCGTCATCGTTGACGCCACTTGCGCACCGCGCTCGATCCGACGCCGCACAGCTCAGCGAGCTGTGCAGAACTGAACGTGCCCTCCTGAATGTAGGGTTCTGCGAACAGACGCCGTTCTTCCAACTGTGGACGACTCAGCTTCGTAGGCTGCCAAACCTGTGCCATAGCCTCACTCTAATCTGTCCCCAACCTACGCAGGTATCAATAGACGTGGCGCTTGTGCAGGCGGTGTCATGAGGCGGGTGGTCTTGATGGTGCAGATTCTCTGGCAGCATAGGTGCCTGCATCGACTCCAACGCCGTGCAGCGCGGGAGCCACGGTGGGCGGTGCACGTGCAGGTGGCAGCGGTTCAGCTGGATCGGCTGCAAGAGCAATTCAGCACCGGGAGGCGCTCTTGAGATCTGCATCCACCTGTCACCAGTGTCCGCAGAAATCAATCGTGACACTGTCTTCAGACACTGGGTCGAACATTTGACCCGCAGTGACCCCCGATAAGCGGCATTAAACGAAGTATGAGCGCCAGACAGGTCCGCCATGAGGGTGGGACGTCGCGCTTCGGAGAAATCCCATGAATGAGTACCTCAATGTGATCCTTCGCAACTACGTGAACTTCAGTGGGCGTGCTCGACGCCGAGAATATTGGATGTACACACTTGTCACGATCATTATTTCTGTTACATTAGAGCTGATTGATTTTTTTGTGGTTAATAGATCAGGCAGCCAGTTCTTACTGCTTTCGACTATTTACTCGTTTGCAACGTTTCTTCCTGGCTTGGGCGTGAGTGTTCGCCGTCTGCACGATACTGGGCGGAGTGGTATCTGGATGTTGATTGCTTTTATTCCTCTCGCAGGTGCAATTATGCTTCTTGTCTTCATGGCGACAGATAGTACTCCTGAGACGAATAAGTGGGGTTCAAGTCCAAAGGGTATCGGCGGAACTGTAAAAGCATTTTAAGATTATATTAAGTATCCGGCGCGAATACTGATATTCGCGCCGGATACTTATCCTGGTTCAACAGACGTATAACTGCGGATACGGGTTGACGAAACCGATAGGAACACCCAGGCGGTCAATTTCAACCACGACGCTTGCCCGACTTGCCCGTGCTAGCTACAGTGCAGGGGTGTTGCGCCTTCTTCCAGTCTTCTTCGGTCTGACGCTGTTGCTGACCGCTTGCCCTCAGTATCAACCCGTTCAGGTGCCGATGGACGATCCGAACATTCTCAATGGCCAGTGGACAGGCACCGTGGTGCAACACAGGCAGAGCAAAGCCCTGGCGTCCGTCAACAACCGCCTGTACGTGCAAGACGGCAATATCTTGGAAGTGTATGATGCCGCATCAGGCATCCGATTGAGCACGGCCTCTCTTCCAGCGGCCACCGCCTACGGCCTGGACAGTGTCGGATACCGTGACGACGGCGTGATCATCGCCCTAGGCGACGATAAAATCTATAAATACGACGCGCTCACGCTCGGACTGCGCTCGACGCAGGCATATCCGATCAACAATACATACATTGACTGGCGTCTGAGCAACGATGCCAAAACGGCCTTCTATCGTCAAGACAAGCGTCTTTCAACTGAGAACGGCACTGAGCTTCAGACCGTCATGTTGCCGAACCACCTCTTCAAGGTTTCAGGTTCCAGTGACGATCAGTGGTGGGTGGTCACAGCTGATCAAGCGTCGTTCCGTGTCGTGCGCTCGACAGACGGCTCAGGATTCGATGCCGCCCCCCAGCATCCACCTGTTTCCGGGTGCCCTGCAACGACTTCATCCGTGACGCTTGAACATCTACGTCTATCGAATAACGAGGAACGCCTGTTACTTACCTATCCCGATGGTGTCCTTGAAACGAGAGATTTGACGGGGCATGTCGTGACCACCCTGGTCCTCTCCCCATGTGAGGCAGCGGATGTGAAGACGCTGGCGGGTCAAGCGGATCAAGTTTCATATGCACTTCCCCACGAAAGCGGGCTTCTTGACGTCAAGGACGGGAAGATCCTTCAGCGACACACGTCGCAGTCGCTGGCCAATGTCGTTTCAAGTGGCTCTCTGGAGCAGACCTCTGCGGCTTCAAGTGCCCTGTCCGATCGGTTCCGCGATCCCGCTGCTCAGCCGATCTTTACATTTACGCCTTGGAACAGTCCGGTGTGGACACTGCCTAACCTCAGTCATCGCCTCAGTCTGGACGTTCAGGCCAAACGCACAAGCGCCGATTCCGCCGACGTGACCGGAGACGCGTTGCTGGATGGCCGAACGCTGACGGTCAGTGGGAAGCTCGGAGGTGTCCAGGCCGAACTTCAGGCGCAGGGTCTCCCTTTTACGCCGTTTCTGGACGCGTCGCTGAACTTTTTTGACGGAACCACCAACGTGGCCTCGGCAGATTTCAACAATCGTCTGACACCGATCAGCGTCACGCCTCCTGCCTACAGCAAGACCGCGACCCCGCAGTATTTCGTCGACTGGAACGAAGCGGGCGTGTCGCGCATGGTCGGTCTGGTTACACGTCCCTAACGTGCGTCTGAACGCTCTTCAGTGAGATTGTCCTTGCTGTTGAAGGCAACGACGACCACCCAGCTGGTTGAGAGGATCAACAGCACGCCCATCAGTGGATGGTGATAGGTGGTGCCAACAAACACACTGACGCCCGGCATGTTCAGAAGGGCGTTTGTGACGTCAAGCTGCGGATTGGGCGACCAGGTGTTGATGATCCAGAGGGCAAGGCCGCCGAATTCAAGGAACGCTAGCAGGCTGGCAGCCAAGGCGACGACCTTATTTGTCATGGGAGGTTCCTTCGAGCTGGCTCGGGTTGCTGAGCAAGGGATGGAGTTCATTGGGAGCGACCACGGCAAGGGCGTGGACGCCTCTGCTCAAGCTTACGTACAGCAGGCGGGTTTCGAACTCGGTCGCTGGATCGTACGTCGTGGCCTCCGCTCCAGCGACAATCGCCGCATCGAACTCGAGCCCCTTGGCCAGATGCACCGGCAGGATCACCACCCCGCCCGTGTACCTGGCTTGCTCGTTGAGAATCGGCTGCGCGTCGACGTCGTGCTGCATCAGGTCCGGCACCAGCAGATCCGCATCGGCGGTGCGCCGGGTGACGATGGCAATGTTGGCATGCCCGGCGGCTTGCATGGTCTTCACCGCCTGCGCCGTCAGCTGCGCGAGCGGGCCAGCTGTCAACCGCTGCACGGGCATGCCGTCCCGGTCCACCCCGACGACCGCAGCGGCGCGGTTATAGGTGGCCGCCACGCGGGCGGTCAGCTCTGTGATCTGGCGGGTGCTGCGATAGGTGCGACTGAGCGTCAGCACCTCTCCCCCGCCCAGCGCAGCTTGGACTTCAGTCCAGGCATTCGGCCCTTTATACCCGTGGAGACCTTGGTTGAGATCACCGAGCGCGGTGAGATGCCCGGGTCGGGCGGCGCGCCGGAGCAGGGCATACAGCAGCGGGGCGAAGTCCTGTGCCTCGTCGAGCAGGATGTGGTCGTAGGGTTCGAGGGCATGGCCATTGCGTTTGCCTAAGCCGTCGAGGAGTCCGGCCACGGCGAGCATCAGCGGCAACTCAGTCACGTCGGCGAACGAGCGGCGAGGTTTAGCGACACTCGCGAGCGGATCGCTCAGCAGCAGCTGAAGCATCGCTTCCGGCAGGTGCGTCTGCGCGGCGTATCGCAGGGCTGTCTCGTCCTGCAGCAGTCGGCGAGCTTCCGTGACTGGCAGCATGCCCGCAAACACCCGGCCGATCAAGCGACTCACCTCGACGTTCAGTTGCCGTAACACGACGGGCTCTTCTTCGTCGGTCACGCGGGCTTGAGAGAGGAGTTCAGCTTCCAGCGCGGCCCGGAAGGCCGGGCGATACCCGTCCAGCGGATCGCGCTCCAGCACCGTCGTCAGCAGCTTCTGCAGCTGGCTGTTTGAGAGGGCGAGCGTGATGGCCTTGCTGCGGCCACCACGCTGCACCTCCACGCTTCCTTGATACGTCAGTCGTTCGAGATTCGCCTGCAGACGGGTGTGCAGGTGGGAGCGAACAACACCGAACATGCGCAGATCGCCGAGGGCTTTGGCGCGTCGCCAGGCTGCCCGTCGCCGGGTGTTGTCGCGGTCCTGCAAGAGCAGTGTCAACGTGCGGTCGGTGACCTCCATCTTCTCCAATCCCAGGAAGCCGAGGGCCCAGGTCTCGGGTGTGGTGACCACGACGCCTTGCAGGTTGAGGCTGGGCAGCACGCGACTGGCGTAGTGGGCGAGGACTTGGTTGGGCATCAAGACGAGGGTGTGGCTGGGGCGGGCCTGGTGGGGGCCGCGTTCGGAATGCGCGAGCCAGGCGAGGCGATGGAAGCCGATGGTGGTCTTCCCACTCCCGGCCGCGCCTTGAATACACACGGCGGTTCCCGCTGGGGCGCGCATGATGTCGTTCTGTTCGGGCTGCAGGGTTTCGACGACATCGCGCATGCCGCTGCGGCTGGCCTCAGAGAGGCGTTGGAGCAGGACGGTTTCGCGCGCGCCGGTGTCACCGCCCGTGCTTGCGTCATATAAATCAGTCAGCCCATGCAGTGTTTTCTTGCGAACATCGAGTTGCCGCCGTCGCTGGATGGTGCCCTTGAGCCCACGCGGCGTCGTCCAGTCGAGCGCCTGGGCATAGAATAGACTGCCGACCTCGGATTCCCACGAGGTGATGCTGTACGGCCCTTTGAGGTCGCGGTGCGCGATCTTGCCAATGTACAGCGTCTGCTCCCTGCCACCGATGCGGACTTTCAGACTGCCGAAGTAGGGTTCATTCACGTGGACACTCAACATGGCGGCCATCTCCTCCGCCGTGTCGGCGAGGGTGAGGCTGGTTTCGAGATCCGCGCCGACATTGCGCGAGCGGTCTTCCCACGCGTCGATCTGCGCCAGCATCGAGGTGATGGTGCCGGACAAGTGCTGCTGCTCAAGATCCAGCTCGGATGGAATCGGCGGGGTGGAGGTGGCCGTCATGACCTCAGCGTAGCTGCACTCAAGGTGGCGGCGTGTGCACAGCCGTTCGAAGATGTGGATAACGCAACACGCTGCCGAGCATCGGCAGCGTGTCTGTCCTTTGAGAGCGGCTTACAGGGTTTTTTTCAGGTCGGTGGCGACTTTGAAGCCGACTTTCTTACCGGCGGGGATCTGGATCTTCTCAGACGTGCCAGGGCGCACGCCCGTGCGGGCCGCAGTCGCGCGAACATCCAGCGTGCCCAATCCAGGCAACCCAACACTCTTCCCACCCTTCAGCGCCTCCACAATCGCGTCCAGTGCCGCGTCCACCGCCAGACCAGCATCCTTCTTGGTCATGTTGCTGCGCCCTGCCACCAACTCGATCAGCTGGGTCTTGCTCAGCTTTTCACTCTCCGGGGCGGCGACCGGGGCAGTCGGGGTCGGCGTGGCAGCGGGCGTCTTTGGGGCTTTGGTCGTGCTTTTCTTCGTCATGTGCCTGATCATGCCACATTCAACACTGCGCCGAATTAGGGTGTGCACGTCACGTGGAGCGCTGCTTGAAGAGCGTGGACAGTGACGCGCCTAGACGCAGGGCAGCGGGGCGTGACTGGGCGCGGGTATCCTGCACCAGCGGGGGGGCGGTCAGGACGTGCGGACCGGTGACGCTATGGTGAATGGCGATATCGCGTGCGTGTTTGCCCAAGTCCATGAACCAGGCCGGTTTGCGATCGGGCCCCAGCAGTCGCTCGGGTTGCGCACGGGGGGTGTGGCCGTGCACCGAGCCAATCAGCTCCTCTCGCAGCTCGTACAGATTCGACGAGCTGGTGGGGCGATCCCACAACAGCAGATCCGCCCCAGTGGCGGTGCGTTGCGCTTCGGTGATCGGTTGCTGGGTTGGATGCGGGCGAGTGGCGTGACTGTACAGCCAGCGGTCCCGCACGAACCAGCGTTTGCTCTGGGTCATCAACCACTCCACATCCCGAATCAAGTCCTGCTTCCTGGCATAGCTCGCCAGGGTCGCCTGCCCGCCATTTCGCAGCCAGCGCTGCCATTCCGGGGTGTCCCGCGGTGTGGGATCGAGGGCATGCCGTGCGCCGGGCAGGCCGCACAGCGCATTGATCATCAGCTCTTCGTGGTTGCCCGCGAGGACTTGCAGGCCGTGCTCGGCATGAAGGTGCTGGAGATGCTGGAGGATCTGCCGAACACCTGGGCCATCATCGATCAGGTCACCGAGGAAGACCAGGAAGTGCTCTGAGGGCTTGGCATGCTCGACTGCCAGCAGGAAGCGGTCGTACTTGCCATTGAGGTCGGGGATGGCGACGGTGGGTCGAGGATCGTACAGCTCCATACCACGTGTCATAGGGGTCACACGAGAGTTGGAACAGAAATTCCCGCTTAGCCTTTGAACCCCGTCCTGGAGCCGTTAGTGTTAGTAGTACGCCTAGCTGTTTGAAGATCTGAAACCAACCTCCATTCGGGACCTATGGCCGCGTCATCAGCTACACTCTCAAGCATGCTGGTTAGTGGATACGACATCCTGCCCCCCCCTGCACCCCTGGCGTAAGCCGGGGTGCCCTGAAAGACTCCACCAGCGACGCTGGTGGAGCGCTCTACGGTCGACCCCTGAATTCCGAGTCTTGCTCTCAGGGAGTCCCATGACACAACCTCTTACTGTTCCACGTCCGGCATCCACCACTGGTTTGCCGTTCATCCTTCTGGCCGCCCTGCTGTGGGGGACGATTGCCATCACAGTAGCGGCGATCTACCGCCTCGCGCCTCTGGATCCCATTCGTGTCGGCTTTTACCGGGTGGTGTTCGCCGCTCCTGCGCTTCTACTGCTGATGGTCCTCACAGGCCAGTACCGCGGAGTTCGTCTCAGCCGCCCGTTCCTGAATCAGGCCGGCCTGATGGGTCTGGCGATTGCTAGTGATCAGGTCTGCAACTTCACAGCCATCCAGACGGTCGGCGTGTCCATCGCCTCGTTGGTCTCCCTCTGCACCGCACCACTGCTCGTGGCCGTCTTCGGCGCCCTAGTTTTACGGGAATCCTTCCCTCCACGCCTTTACGGCCTCCTGGGTACCGCCCTCCTTGGTACCGCCCTCCTGGTCTACCGTCCAGTGGGGCTGGACGGTCCACACCCGCTCCTCGGGATCGCCTGGGCGTTCGGCTCGGCCCTGAGTTACGCCACCATTCTGCTGTGCAGTCGTACCCTCTCGACCCTGGCACCGCCGCTGGTATCCCTGGCTACCTCCTTCTCCATTGCCGCGCTGTTGCTTCTCCCAGTCGCGGCACACCAGGGGGTGAGCTTGCAGGTCTCCTGGCGGGTCTGGGGGCTTCTGGCCTATCTGGGGATCGTGGCTACAGGCGTGGGCTACCTGCTGTTCCTGCTGGGCATGCGTCACACCTCCGCTACTATCGCCAGTGTAGCGACGCTGCTTGAGCCCTTCCTGGCCGTCGTTCTAGCCATCTTATTCTTTGGCGAGCACCTCACTTCGCTCGGGTTTCTCGGCGGAGGCATTCTGTTGCTCTCTCTCGGATTTCTCCCTGTCATGCTCAATCAAGGAGTCAAACATCATGGCCACCCCCTTGAAACCGACCGTTGATCCTGAAGAAACACTGGGTCGCCTGGACCT
The Deinococcus ruber DNA segment above includes these coding regions:
- a CDS encoding HU family DNA-binding protein, with amino-acid sequence MAQSDRPVAPSRIGRAQLQAQLKLRTAFTADQAEIALDTMVQLIIEHLEVGTDVTLPHLGTFFCAESEKLGRRVTFRPDRNLNKNLRMYAEVVAEATHHLPDDTR
- a CDS encoding HU family DNA-binding protein, which encodes MTKKSTTKAPKTPAATPTPTAPVAAPESEKLSKTQLIELVAGRSNMTKKDAGLAVDAALDAIVEALKGGKSVGLPGLGTLDVRATAARTGVRPGTSEKIQIPAGKKVGFKVATDLKKTL
- a CDS encoding DUF805 domain-containing protein codes for the protein MNEYLNVILRNYVNFSGRARRREYWMYTLVTIIISVTLELIDFFVVNRSGSQFLLLSTIYSFATFLPGLGVSVRRLHDTGRSGIWMLIAFIPLAGAIMLLVFMATDSTPETNKWGSSPKGIGGTVKAF
- a CDS encoding metallophosphoesterase, with product MELYDPRPTVAIPDLNGKYDRFLLAVEHAKPSEHFLVFLGDLIDDGPGVRQILQHLQHLHAEHGLQVLAGNHEELMINALCGLPGARHALDPTPRDTPEWQRWLRNGGQATLASYARKQDLIRDVEWLMTQSKRWFVRDRWLYSHATRPHPTQQPITEAQRTATGADLLLWDRPTSSSNLYELREELIGSVHGHTPRAQPERLLGPDRKPAWFMDLGKHARDIAIHHSVTGPHVLTAPPLVQDTRAQSRPAALRLGASLSTLFKQRST
- a CDS encoding DMT family transporter, whose product is MTQPLTVPRPASTTGLPFILLAALLWGTIAITVAAIYRLAPLDPIRVGFYRVVFAAPALLLLMVLTGQYRGVRLSRPFLNQAGLMGLAIASDQVCNFTAIQTVGVSIASLVSLCTAPLLVAVFGALVLRESFPPRLYGLLGTALLGTALLVYRPVGLDGPHPLLGIAWAFGSALSYATILLCSRTLSTLAPPLVSLATSFSIAALLLLPVAAHQGVSLQVSWRVWGLLAYLGIVATGVGYLLFLLGMRHTSATIASVATLLEPFLAVVLAILFFGEHLTSLGFLGGGILLLSLGFLPVMLNQGVKHHGHPLETDR
- a CDS encoding HelD family protein, with the protein product MTATSTPPIPSELDLEQQHLSGTITSMLAQIDAWEDRSRNVGADLETSLTLADTAEEMAAMLSVHVNEPYFGSLKVRIGGREQTLYIGKIAHRDLKGPYSITSWESEVGSLFYAQALDWTTPRGLKGTIQRRRQLDVRKKTLHGLTDLYDASTGGDTGARETVLLQRLSEASRSGMRDVVETLQPEQNDIMRAPAGTAVCIQGAAGSGKTTIGFHRLAWLAHSERGPHQARPSHTLVLMPNQVLAHYASRVLPSLNLQGVVVTTPETWALGFLGLEKMEVTDRTLTLLLQDRDNTRRRAAWRRAKALGDLRMFGVVRSHLHTRLQANLERLTYQGSVEVQRGGRSKAITLALSNSQLQKLLTTVLERDPLDGYRPAFRAALEAELLSQARVTDEEEPVVLRQLNVEVSRLIGRVFAGMLPVTEARRLLQDETALRYAAQTHLPEAMLQLLLSDPLASVAKPRRSFADVTELPLMLAVAGLLDGLGKRNGHALEPYDHILLDEAQDFAPLLYALLRRAARPGHLTALGDLNQGLHGYKGPNAWTEVQAALGGGEVLTLSRTYRSTRQITELTARVAATYNRAAAVVGVDRDGMPVQRLTAGPLAQLTAQAVKTMQAAGHANIAIVTRRTADADLLVPDLMQHDVDAQPILNEQARYTGGVVILPVHLAKGLEFDAAIVAGAEATTYDPATEFETRLLYVSLSRGVHALAVVAPNELHPLLSNPSQLEGTSHDK